TACTTTTCGATGGAAGGCCCATGGTGGCTGCTGATGTAGCACAAATGGGCTACCTCCCGGAGGAACGCGGCCTGTACAAAAAAATGAAGGTCGGTGAGCAGGCCATGTACCTGGCTCAGTTGAAGGGAATGCCGAAGGCGGAAGCGCGGAAACGCTTAACTGCTTGGTTCGAGCGTTGGGAGATGGATGGTTGGTGGAACAAGAAAGTGGAGGAGCTTAGCAAGGGCATGGCGCAGAAGGTCCAGTTCATCACCACGGTCATGCATGAACCGAAATTGCTGATCCTCGATGAACCCTTCAGCGGATTCGACCCGATAAATGCGGAGTTGATCCGTAGTGAGATCTTGCGACTTCGCGATGAGGGGATCACCATCATGCTGAGCACGCATGGAATGGGCAGCGTTGAAGAGTTGTGCGATAACATCGGATTGATCGATCGTTCCAAATTGATGTTGGAAGGAAGTGTTGGAGAGATCCGCAAACGCTTCAGTACGAATACCTACCGCATCGACTTCAAAGGGACGAAGGTCGTGCTGGCCAATGCACTTTCATTCACCGGTGAATTGATCGATGCTACGGAACATGGCGAGAACGCTACAGCGCGTGTAAGACTTGGTAAGGGCAGTACGGTTAACGATGTGTTGCGTCAGTTATTACCAGCTGTGGAAGTGCACGGGGTGCACGAGGAAATACCTCGGATGCACGACATTTTCATACGGGTCGTTAGTGAGCGGGATCCTTCGGTAGTAACACCGGGCATGACAGAGTAGATGATTACACGATCTATGGAACGAACGCATTTCTCCTTGATGGTTTTTCTGTTCGCAGTATGCTCATTTGGCTGCGGCGGAAAAGCAATCACCACCATCCTGGTCGATGATGAATCTACCCTGTTCGCCTCTGCGCTGCATGATGTACAGCCCATCAAATTCATTACCGCGGATCGGCATGTGACCACCGAAGCGTTCGAGGAAGATACAATGGATCTGCTCCTGCGCATTCCAAGTGATATTCTCACCAGCAGCAATGTGGAACTGGTTTTTAAGGAGATCCCGTCAAGAGAATTAAGAGATCTCCTTAATGCTGAAATAGACCGCGTCGCTAAGACACAACGAAAAGGATCCACTACCCCGGCTCCTAAGATCCTGGTGCGCATGCACGATCTGGAAACCATTGAACTTCATCAGTAAATGAACATCATCAAACTGATCATCTGGCGCGAATTCTTTACGCGAGTGCGAAAGCCCAGTTTCTTGATCATGACCCTTTTGGGGCCTATCCTGATCGCTGGTGGTGCCATGTTCGCGGCATACCTCGGCATGCAGGACAGTAACGATCACCGCGTCCTCGTGATCGACCCCAACCAAGTGATCGCAACCAAGTTGACCGATACCGAGAACATCAGCTTTTTCGTGGACCATACCCCTTGGAGTGATTCGCTTTTTGCACAAAGTCCGTACACGGTAATGGTGCGGTTCACGGATGAGATCACCGATCCGACGGCGATGATCTATTACAAGGAACTGCCCAATCTGGCGGTCCAACGCACGGTGAGCAACGAACTGGAAAAAGCGATCGAACTCGTGAAGTTGCGGACCGAAGGTGTGGACGCCGAAGCTTACCGCAGGGTACGCAAACAATTGATCACAAAGTGGGTGGACATTGATAATGTGGGCGTTGAATCCTTGGAGCAGGAACGCGCAGGGATCGGATTCTTCTTCGGTTACTTCATGTTCATTTTCATCTTCATGTACGGCGTACAAGTGATGCGCGGCGTCATGGAAGAAAAGCAGAACCGCATTGTGGAAGTGTTGATCAGTTCCGTGAAACCCTTTCAATTGATGATGGGAAAGATCATCGGTATTGCCTGTGTTGGCTTTACGCAGTTCGTGTTATGGATCGTGATCACTACGTTGTTGGTCACCGTTGGCTCCGTGGTCCTATTAAAGGATAAGCTGAATGCGAAAGCCATCGCCGAAATGCCAATGACGCCACAAGTGCAAAAGCAACTGCAAGGCGAACTTGAAGCATCCGGTGTGGATGAGGAAGATGTGAAACTGTTCAAGGCAGCCAAGATGATCGACCTGCCATTGACACTGACTGCTTTCTTCCTGTATTTCATCGGTGGTTATTTATTGTACAGTTCTTTGCTTGCGGCAGTTGGTTCCGCGGTGGATAGCGAAGCCGAAACGCAACAGTTCATGCTACCGGTAACGGTGCCCATGATCATTGCTTTGCTGGTAGCGCAGATCGCTGTTTTCAACCCGAATAGTCCTGCGGTAATGTGGTGCAGCTTCATACCTTTCACCAGCCCAATTGTGATGATGGTTCGTGTGGCCATGGGCAATGCACCGCTTTGGCAATTGGCGTTGAGCATCCTGATCCTGATCGGCACGTTCATCGCTACTACGTGGCTTGCAGGACGTATCTACCGCACGGGAATTCTGATGTATGGCAAGAAGGCCAGTTGGAAGGAATTGGGGAAGTGGTTGTTCTATAAAGGGTGATCCGATCAGATGATCAGAAAATTAGATGATCAGAAAATTAAGCGCCTGCTTGGTCGAAGAGATGGAACACAGATAACGCTGAAAGATCGTACCCTGATTGGGGGTCGAAAATTGGCCGCCGGGGCAGGCAGGACGCAGATAACGCAGAAAGATCTGATCGTCGCTGAGAGGATCAGAAAATGGAGCACCTACCTGGTCCAAGAAATGGAACGCAAAAAAATTGCGAGAAGTTTTTTGAAACGATGAGTGCATAAGGCAATGAAAAAGATCCGCAATGCCATCATCGACATCGGTACGAATACATTCAACTTGTTGGTGTTCGAAGGTGATATGCACATCTTGCATGCCGAAGAACTGCCTGTTTTCCTTGGGCGTGGAGGGATCGAAAAAGGAATTATTGCTGATGATGCAATGGAACGTGGCAAGAACGTGCTTCGTATGCTCGTTTCGAAAGCGGGTTCATTACGGGCCAATCATATTTCGGTTTTCGGGACTTCTGCTTTGCGCAATGCGAAGAACGGCGCAGAACTGGTAAACTTTGCACAACAGGAATTGGGTATTATGATCAGCGTGATCTCCGGAAATGAAGAAGCGGAACTGATCCTGGCAGGTGTAAGACAAGCCGTCGCGTTCACGCGCAAACCGATGCTGATCATGGACATTGGCGGTGGTAGTATCGAATTCATTTTAGCTACGGATAAAGCGCTCATGTGGAAACGGAGTTTCGAGCTGGGCGTTACGCGGCTGCGTGATCGGATACCGGTCAGCGATCCGATTACCTTGAGTGAAGAGGAACGTATCGCACAACACCTGGACGATCAGTTGGAGCCGCTCTATGCGATCATTGAACGCCATGAACCGCATGTGCTCATTGGTAGCGCCGGTAGTTTCGACTCGCTTGCTTCGATCATTTCAACTGAACGCCATGAACCGCTTCTGAACGATGCGAAGACCATGAATTTCACTGCCTTGGAATTCGACGCCTTGCGCGACAAGCTCATGCGCATGACACGAGCGGAACGCTTGAACGTGCCGGGCCTTCCCGAACACCGCGTGGACACACTACCCTACGCGTTGATCGCGATCGACCGTGTGCTCACTGCAGGCGCAATACGCGAATTGGCATGGAGCAAATACGCGTTGAAAGAAGGTGGTGCTTCACGAATGATCTCGACGAACTAAGGCAATTGCTCTGCCCGTGTAGCGGTAGGAACCACCCCACCGATCGTCTCCAAAATGATATCACGGTCGTTGTTGGTACCGGTGTAGCGGATAGTGCCATCCATGTTGATGTCAAGTGGGCTGTACGTGTTAGTTACCGTATTGGTGGGTGTGGCTCCGCCGATCGCGGTAAGGATGAGATCGCGGTCGTTGCCGATGCCGGTATATTTGACATCGCCATTGAAGTTGGCATCACCGGGCCAAAGGCACATTGTGCCGTTGTTGTTCTGTTGTGCGTTAGTACCGTAAGTGGCGGTTGCAGTCTGTGTCAGATCGAGCACGGTTGAAGTGCCCAAATTAGAGCTGAGAAATACTGGAGCCGCTGTCATTGCCGCCAAATGGTTGCGGTGCCGCACAACCACGTAGTAGTTACCGGGCGGTGCCTTCATCACCACATCCAAGCCGTTGTCGCTTTGCCGCAAACGCCCATTACTCCAAAGCACATACTGTCCGGACGCGACAAGTTGCGTGGGGTCGTTTTGATCCCGTAGCTCAACGCGTACCCAATCCACGGCGCGGTGTACGGAGAAGGCGGTCAGGTCCAGCCAGAAACTCGTGGCCACTTCGCCACCGCCATTTATTTGCGGATAGCCCATGGCAGTGTACGGCTCCAGAAGCGGAATAAGACCTTGCTGACGCAGGTTGTCGCGCATACGCCCCAAGCCAGTATCGTACGCGCCATTGAGCACGAAGGTGAGCATTGAGAGCGATGTCCCGTAAGGCTTCCTGCGCACCATCACATTGTCGAACGTGGCACCCATTGCAATATCATTGGGTCCGATCTGTGCTCGCAACGCCACGGCGAAGGTGCCAGCATTGGTAGGAGGTCCGCCCAGATGCCACGGGGTGATGCCGTAATTGAACGGATCGGCGCCGAACGAGAGGATCTGTGGCGCATTGTAGAAATTGACGCCATCGAACCAGCCGAGGGTCGCGAGGCCACATTGGCCTATCCCTGGGATCGCTAGGTCCGGGTAACAATAGGCTTCCAGTTGGTAGCCATGATCTGGGGAGTAGCCACCAGGAATGGGTATGATCATCACTGGGTAGTACGGTGCGGTACTTGCAGGAACGGATTGCATCTCCTCAGGCAACAGTCGCAGTCCATTGCCATCGACTGGCGAAGACACGAACTGCGCTGGATCACCTACACTGATCCAATTCGAGCCGAATACTGCATCATTGAAATCGAGCACCAGTATTTCTTCAATTTGTGCGCGTAATGATAGACCGGGCAGTATGGCCAGTATTAGCAAAGCAGCTTGTTTGGCGAATGTGCGAATGGAGGAGCGTATTATTCTCAGGTCCTGCTTCATTGTTAAGGCAATTGTTGTATCCGTGTCGCCGTTGGTACCACCCCACCGATCGCCTGCAAAATGATATCACGGTCATTATTGGTTCCGGTATACCGGATCGTGCCATCCATGTTGATATCCAGTGGGCTGTACGTGTTGGTTACTGTGTTGGTAGGTGTGGTTCCGCCAATGGCCGTTAGAATTAGATCGCGGTCGTTGTTAGTGCCGGTGTATCTCACTTCGCCATTGAAGTTCGCATCGCCGGGCCAAAGAACCATGGTGCCGTTGATGTTGTGTTGGGCGTTGGTGCCGTATGTGGCGATTGAAGGGTTGGTGAAGTCGATCATGGCCGGAATGGTCGAGAGCGCCACCGGGGCTACGGTCGTCACCCCCAAATGATTCCGATGGCGCACAGTGATGAAGTAGGTGCCGGGAGTCGCATTGAAACTGACCGATGAAACCCCATCGGTCCGTACGACGTCCCCATCACTTTGCAACAAAGCAGTCTGGGAGGCAAGCACACCATAGGGAGCGTTTGGTGAGCGCATCTCCACCAACACCCAATCCACGATGGCGTTGGTACCCGATATAGCGAGCACGGCCGGCGTAGTTTGCGCACCTGGATCCTGAGAAACGACGTACTGCGCTTGTGAATACGGTTCAACCAAGGGGACCAGTCCGGCAGCACGGAGGTCATCGCGCATGAGACCACTGGGTTGATCGTAGGGACCGCCGAGGCGGACCTTGATGAATACCGGTAGCGTGACGTTTGTGGAGATGAACTCCCATAGATCATTAGCATATTGACCTCCGGCCGAACCTGTTGCCGCAAAACCGCGAGCGCCAGAACTGGCTCCTTTTGCCGTATAGCGTGCACCTCCGCCATAGGCCGACTGGCCCTGCCACGAGTTGGTCACTGGATCGTATCGCACAAAAACAGCGTCCGTGCCGGAAGTGCCGTTCTGACCACAGCCGATGAACCCGAGACCGCCCATACTGAAGGCGAAGGCGCCATTGCGTGGGCTCGCTGGTATCGAGGCCCTCTGCGTCCATGTATCAGCGCTGGGATCGTAAGCCCATAGATCATTCAGATTGTAGCCGGTAGTGGGACCGTTGATCCCGCAAGCCACATAACCACGATCACCGATAGTGAAAGCCACGGCCCTTGACCGGCCCAAGCCGGGGATCGGTGCGCGTTGAGACCATTGATCGGCATCGGGATCATAACACCAGAGGTCCGCGTACTTGTTTCCCGATGCCTCACCGGTGCCCATATAGGCTCGGTTGCCTACAGTGAATGCAACGGCGTAATTGCGGGAGGGGCCCGGGAACGAAGCGCATTGGGTCCAGGTATCGGTGGCGGGGTCGTATCGCCAGAGGTCGTTGAGGAACGCACTGGATCTTACGCCCCCTCCTACAAAGCACTTGTCACGTAGGGAGAAGGCGTAGGCCGTGTGGCGCTCGAGCCCGGGAAAACCAGAACGCTGCGCCCATATCCCGGTCGCCGGATCGTAGCTCCACCAGTCGCCAAGACTCTCGAAGGAATTGAAGCCCGTGCCGAAATAACAAACACCGTTGGCGCTCGTGGAAACGGCGCTGGAGCGACCGAGGCCGGTGAGGTTGGCTTTGCGCAACCAGGTTCCCGCCCCGATGTCGTAGCGCCAGAGGTCGCCCCGATAGCCTCCACTCTCACCACCGACCATATAGAACGCGTTGTCCAGCGCGAAAGCCATGGCACCTCGGCGCACGAAGAGCGGTTCATCCGCCAGTTGGGTCCAGCTGTTCAATAGCGGATCATAACGCCACAAGTCGTTTTCGATCGGTCCCGCCTGCGCTTCGCCCGTGGCGAGATAGCCCTTTCCATTGATGGCGGCCACGGCCGCACGTGTACGGCCTCCTCCAGTAAAATCAGCCCGCTGGGTCCACACATTGGTAATTGGATCATAGGACCAGAAGTCGGACTTCCTACCCGTACCATCATTGCCTGTGCCGACGTAACCGGTGCTACCAATAGCGAAGCCGATGGCATTGTAGCGCGCCGTGCCGCCGAAATCCGCACGCTGGAGCCACGTATCCAATGCAGGGTCGTACTGCCAGCAATCCCTGAAGAAAGTTCCATTCCACGCAGTTAATCCGGCACAGAGGTAGCCTTTGGCACCAATGGTGAAACCGACGGCATCATACCGCGCCCCACCCGGGAATGCCGCTTTGGGTGTCCATGTATCAGCGACGGGGTCGTACTCCCATACATCAGACAAGGCGGTAGT
The nucleotide sequence above comes from Flavobacteriales bacterium. Encoded proteins:
- a CDS encoding ATP-binding cassette domain-containing protein gives rise to the protein MLHLENIVKRFGDYTALSGITMDVPTGKVFGLLGPNGAGKTTLIRIITRITGPDEGRILFDGRPMVAADVAQMGYLPEERGLYKKMKVGEQAMYLAQLKGMPKAEARKRLTAWFERWEMDGWWNKKVEELSKGMAQKVQFITTVMHEPKLLILDEPFSGFDPINAELIRSEILRLRDEGITIMLSTHGMGSVEELCDNIGLIDRSKLMLEGSVGEIRKRFSTNTYRIDFKGTKVVLANALSFTGELIDATEHGENATARVRLGKGSTVNDVLRQLLPAVEVHGVHEEIPRMHDIFIRVVSERDPSVVTPGMTE
- a CDS encoding ABC transporter permease, coding for MNIIKLIIWREFFTRVRKPSFLIMTLLGPILIAGGAMFAAYLGMQDSNDHRVLVIDPNQVIATKLTDTENISFFVDHTPWSDSLFAQSPYTVMVRFTDEITDPTAMIYYKELPNLAVQRTVSNELEKAIELVKLRTEGVDAEAYRRVRKQLITKWVDIDNVGVESLEQERAGIGFFFGYFMFIFIFMYGVQVMRGVMEEKQNRIVEVLISSVKPFQLMMGKIIGIACVGFTQFVLWIVITTLLVTVGSVVLLKDKLNAKAIAEMPMTPQVQKQLQGELEASGVDEEDVKLFKAAKMIDLPLTLTAFFLYFIGGYLLYSSLLAAVGSAVDSEAETQQFMLPVTVPMIIALLVAQIAVFNPNSPAVMWCSFIPFTSPIVMMVRVAMGNAPLWQLALSILILIGTFIATTWLAGRIYRTGILMYGKKASWKELGKWLFYKG
- a CDS encoding phosphatase, which encodes MKKIRNAIIDIGTNTFNLLVFEGDMHILHAEELPVFLGRGGIEKGIIADDAMERGKNVLRMLVSKAGSLRANHISVFGTSALRNAKNGAELVNFAQQELGIMISVISGNEEAELILAGVRQAVAFTRKPMLIMDIGGGSIEFILATDKALMWKRSFELGVTRLRDRIPVSDPITLSEEERIAQHLDDQLEPLYAIIERHEPHVLIGSAGSFDSLASIISTERHEPLLNDAKTMNFTALEFDALRDKLMRMTRAERLNVPGLPEHRVDTLPYALIAIDRVLTAGAIRELAWSKYALKEGGASRMISTN